GATAAGCCCCAGTTGAGCAAGGTCAGGGGCGCGTAACAAAAGCGCTTTTAGGTCTTCTTCGGGCAAATCCACAATCTCTGGCAGCAATAAAGCTTGGCGCTTTACCCCATGGGCAGCTTGTTCAATTTTCATTTTCTCATAAACAAGACGCTCGTGGGCAGCGTGTTGGTCAACGATCACAAGGCTATCTTCTGCTTCGGCAAGGATGTAGGTGCTGTGAATTTGAGCGCGCGCCATTCCTAACGGATATTCCCTCAAAGATTCAGGGGTTGAAGCTGGCGGTGCGTCTGCAGGAGAGGGTGCCTGATATGTTGCCAGCGTTTCGGCCAGTTCTTGGGAAACGTGCCGATCTGGGAAAGAAAAGCGTGGTGCGGGAGAGTTTGTGCTTCCCGAATAACTTTTTCCACTCCAGGAAGAAGCAGCCGCAGGATAAGGACTTGGTGGTTGCTGAAAAGAAACGATGGCATCATTCGCGATGGTCGTTGAGCTTTGATGAGCGGCGCCTTGCAAAGCATTCTTTAAGGCACTAATCATTATACCACGCACAAGTCCAGCATCTCGGAAGCGCACCTCAGCTTTGGCAGGATGGACGTTAATATCGACTTCTCCTGGATCAATTTCCAAGAACAAAGCCAGAACCGGGTGACGATTGCTGGCTAGAAAATCTTGGTAAGCAACGCGTACTGCGGCTGAGAGAAGTTTGTCTTTTACCGGCCGGCCATTGACGAACAGGTATTGAGCTGTTGCATTGCTACGGTTATAGGTGGGGACACTGATATGTCCTCTTAGGGTGAGTCCTTCGCGTTCCATGAGCACGGGGCAGGCATTTTCGCAAAAGTCTTTGCCTAGAATGGAGGAAAGTCGATTGCCAGTCGCTTCATAAGAAAACACCTGTCGATCTCCGTCCATTAACGAGAACTGAATTTCAGGGTGGGCAAGGGCTAAGCGATTCAAAATATCGACCGTATGGGACAACTCCGTCGTGGGTGTTTTTAGGAACTTGAGACGAGCGGGTGTTGCATAAAACAGATCCCGCACCTCAACCCGCGTCCCAAAGCCAAAGGCGGTTGGACTAGGCTCGCCTTTTGTGCCGCCCTCGACGGCTAAGCGCCAAGCCGTATCATCGGTTGATGTACGGCTGGTGATGGTCAAACGACTAACAGCACCGATGGAAGGAAGTGCTTCTCCACGAAATCCTAAGGTTCGTATATTAAAGAGGTCGCTGTCGGGAATTTTGGAGGTTGCGTGGCGTTCTACCGCGAGCACAAGATCGTCTTGACTCATACCCTGGCCATTATCCGTGATAGAAATAAGGGTTCGCCCTCCCTCGCGCACCACGACGTCTATCTTTGTGGCCGAAGCATCGATCGCATTTTCAACCAACTCTTTAATTGCCGATGCTGGGCGCTCTATGACTTCACCAGCAGCAATCTGATTAATGAGAGTGGGGTCGAGAAAGCGTACGGTCATGCAGCATTTTCCAGGTAAGCTTTGGTCAAGATTTTCCCTTCCTCAACAGCAGGTTGATCAAAGGGATTCACATTCATGAGATGAGCCGTTGCAAGGGTTTCTAGCATATAGTGCATCATAAGCCCCCCGAGGGTTTTTTCATCCAAAGTGTTTAAGTGTATCACGCGGGTTGGGCATTTGTTATTTCGTAAGGTGTCAATGGTGGCTTGTTGTTCGGCCAACATAAGATCCCCCATCGTCTTGTTTTGAAACAGATCGATGGTGGCATGACCGACGGGAGGTAAGTTAATCTTAGTGGAATCATAATGTTGATCCAGCGTAATAAGGGTGAAGAATTTGTCCCGAGGACCGTCAAGATAGAGCTGGAGTTGAGAATGCTGATCAACGGTTCCAAGAGATTGAATGGGGGTTATCCCCTGGCGCTCTTTATTCGTGTCCAATTTTCCGAGGCTTTCAGCCCACAGTTGACGAAACCAAAAGGTAAAGGTGTTGAGGCGGTCAACATAAGGCATCAGGACCGTTTGAGTTATCCCTGATTTTGCCAAAGTCATGTGAAGGCCAGCACCTTGAAGAGGCAGACACTCATTGATAGTTGTTACATCCAGTGCTGCGCGGAGAACGTCTCGAGCTCCTGTGAGGAGGGCTTTGGCATCAAGTCCAGCAATCAAAGCGGGGAGGATGCCAACAACCGTAAATACAGCAAACCGACCCCCAATATCAGTTGGGTGATCCAAACAGGGAAGCGCATAGGCGTTTGCTAGTCGGCGAATGCCATTGTCAACAGGCTCGGTAATGATTTGAAAATGGTCTGTTAATCGAGCTTCAGGTATGGATTTAAGCCAATGCTGAATACACAGCAGTAATTGTGTAATCGTTTCAGCCGTATTACCCGATTTTGAAATCGCAATAGCCCCTGTTTTTGTTATATCTAGCTTTGACAGGAGCGTATGGAAGGTATAGGGATCAATGTTGTCTAGAAAATGAAAACGGGGAGTTTTCGCTTGGGGGTTTCTCAAAGCAATAAGCGTTTGCCCTCCAAGGCTAGAGCCGCCAGTCCCCAATATCAGGATATCCTCAAAAGCTTGAAAATGGGAAGCTATAGGAGCCAAGCTTGTCAAGAGATCATCGGATTTTATCTGCTGAAAAAGGGGGAGTGACTCTTCTAAGCCTTGTAAATATAACAATGTTTGAGGAGCTTCCGAAATAGGTGGAAGCCCTTCTAAGTTCTGGGTGAAGATATCACTTTTAGATTTCACAACCCTTATCCTTTATTTCTGAGAGGTCTTTTGAGAAGCACCCTTTTCTGGATTGGCAGGTTCCTTTTCTAATTTCTTGTCTCTTTCACCGGCTGTGCTGAGGCATTCAGCTTCAGATTTCTTTTCTTTGTCTTTCGCGCCGGGTGGATAGACTGTCAATATGACAATTGGATTTTTGGAAAAAACAAACTTAGCTGCTTCAAGGACTTGTGCCGCTGTTACAGCATTAATGAGATTTGGCAAGTCTTCGATTTGCTCTACGGTAAATCCCCCCCCAAGGCGGGTGAAGGTTTGGACGCTTGAGCTGTTACCATCACGAGCAAAAGCGAGGGCGGCGAGAATATCTCGTTTTGCATCTGCTAATTCTTTTTCTGTAATCCCTGTCTCAATGACTTCATTTACGAGCTTTTGAAGGGATGCCTTCAGAGTCACAAGATCTTTGCCGGGAGCTAAAGTTGCTGCGAGCTCAATGGGTTGTGGATCCAACCCCCCATGCTCATAGGATTCGTAAGAGCATGTTGCTTGGACTGCAATCTTTTGCTCTTCAACTAAGGCACGATTGAGTCGACTGATGTCATTACCCCCCATCGCCTGTGAAAGAACGATTAGAGGATAAAAATATTTTGAATTCGGTTCGCGATGGGTCGGAGCCGCATAGTTCCAGTAGATGCTGATTTGGCTCACGCGGGGATTTTCCTGTTCGAGACTGATAACAATGCCGCTATGATCAGGCTCTTGGACACGTTTGCGCGGCGGTACAGGACGAGACGGAATGGGCCCAAAATGCTTTTCTACCATAGGTTTTAGAGCTTCCATGGTAATATCACCAGCGATGACCAAAATAGCATTGTTCGGTGTGTACCATGTTTTATAGTGCTCAAAAGCAGCTTCCAGAGTATAAGCTTCAATATGTTGAGGATAACCGATGGCAGGAATTCCATAAGGATGATACCAATAGGTTGCCCGTAACATAGCCTCGTAAGCTGCACCCAAGGGGATATTGTCCAATCGCATGAGGCGCTCTTCGAGAACAACCTTTTGCTCTGCGGCAACTTCCTTAGCTTCCATGATCAAATTTTGCATTCTGTCGGCTTCTAGTTTTAAGTAAGAGTCCAAAAACTCTATGCCAATATCGCAGGTATAGGCTGTCATGTCTGGTGTTGTGAAGGCGTTAATCATGCCACCATTGGCGATAATTATTTTTTTAAATTGGTCCCCTGGAACGTCTTTTGTTCCTTTAAACATCAAATGCTCTAGAAAGTGAGAGAGACCATGCATCCCAACAGGATCATCAGCTGTTCCAACTTTATAAATGATATTAACGGAAACAATAGGGGCGAGGTGATTTTGCACTAAGACAACTTGTAGCCCATTTGGGAGCGTTGTTGTAATGGGATTAAATATGCCTGCATGACACTCTTGAGGTGTAAGGGCGTTGACGAAAAGAGACAATGCCAAAATAATCCAGCCTTTCATTAAATTTTTGCTCCTACTTTATTTTCTTTTGTTGCTTCTTTCGCTGTTTCCAGGGAGGAGAGTCCTTTAGGTTCCCCAACAACAATGAAGGTTAAATTTTCCGGTTTCAATAGAGATTTTGCAGCTCTATTAATATCCTCTAGAGTAAGTTTGCTAAGGATAGCATTCCGCTCATTAATATAGTTACTGCCCAAATTATCCAATTGATATGTGAGAAGCGCATTAGAGATTTGTTTGGTTGAACTAAAGATCAAAGCAAAGCTTCCCATCAATCGCTTCTTTACAAAGTCGACCTCAGTTTGGGTTGCCCCTTTCAGCATGTCTTGCCAAACCTGACGAATGATATCTATAACTTCTTTCGTGCTTTGATTTTTGGTAGCTGTCTTTCCTAAAATGAGTGTGCTGTGTTGAGACCATTTCACATCAGCATCAATACCATAGGCCAGGCCTCTTTTTTCTCTAATTTCATTCCATAGACGGGAATCAAGCATTCCATCACCCAAAATCTTCATCATCACATAGCTTGCGTAAAAATCGGGGCTGCTTCGAGGCACTCCGGGTTGGGAAAAAAGAATAAGGCTCTGCGGAATATTTAATGGTTCAACAATTGTTTTTCCTGAATTAAGAAGGGGCGCCTCTTTCACGGTTGATGGGACAGCCTTTTCGGGGAAATCCCCAAAGGTTTCATCTAAATATTTTTTTAATTCATCGACAGATATATCCCCAACTGCAGATACCAAAAGTTGGTCACGTGTTAAGCGTTCCTTCATATATTGGCGCATTTGCGCTTCCGTTATGTTTGGTATTTCTTTGATTATTTGTTGGGTTGTTCTTCCATAAGGGTGATCTCCATAAATCGTGGAAACCAATTTTTGATTGGCGACAGAACGTTCATCATGAAGAGACTGTTCCAATAATGTTAGAATTTGATTTTTCACACGAGCAAGTGTATCCGGATCAAAACGAGGCTTACTTAACATTGTTCTCAAGACAAGAAAGGCATCACCCACATTTTCTTTAACAGTTCGAAAATTGACTCTGATTACGTCTTGAGATGCAGATATATCGAGTTCAATATTTTTTTGAAGCAGGAGTTTCTTGAATTCTTGGCTATTCAGATCGCCTGAACCTTCATCGAGCATACTGGATACCAATTGAACAAGGCCTGCTTGTCCTTTGGGATCAGAGGCATTGCCCGTGTTCTTAAAAGCAATGGATACGGAAACGACTGGGATTTCGTGGGCCTCCACGAACCAAGCATTAATCCCTTTGTTGCTTTTGATCACTTGGACATTAATATGTGATCCTTGCGGTTTTGCGGCCTGGGGGGGGCTTTTCGCGCCTTGTTCCGCATATCCAGGGGCGCAACCAAGAGCCAAAGTCATCAAGAGAGGCCAAGAGCCAAAGGATAAGGGGCGTCTGTGTAACAATGCAGATTCCTTACGGTTACCTTTAAAAGTCGAGTTGAAGTCAAATGTAAATTTTTGAGTCGTCATGATGATTCACTACCTGTTTCGTTTTTGGTCGTTTTAGTTTCTAAGGGTTTTTTCTCAGTCGTTGTTCCTTCTGGGGCAGACTTGGATAAGGACATGTTTTGAGTAATTTCCTTATTCCAAGACTTAATTTTCGCTATTACTTTTCCTGAAACAGTCGAATCTGTTTGCGATTCCTCATCGACAAGTGAGCGAATATTTGGCGTAACATTTTGATTTTCTGAAGCCTTTTCTATAATTTCCTTTTCTCCTTTGGAAGTGGAAGGAGCGGTGGAAGTAGCAATGGTCTTGTCACCTAAAACTGTTTGCTGGGCTTTTACGGACTCTGGAATAACGTGGGGATTTGGAGCCCCGGGCGTTGGGGGGGGGAGCAAGGGTCGTTCATTAAAACCGGGAGGGATAATCAAACCAGGGCTCGGTGTGGCCGTACTCATTTCATCAGGACTGTAATGGTCAAGGCCAAATGTATTTCGAAATGAATCGCATCCACTTAAAAGAAGGGGCGACAGAAGGAGGAAACTCGCGATTGTCGATTTTAATGTTTGTGTATTCTTCATTTTTATCTCTCGTTGTCGAATCAATTATTGTTTATGTTGTGACCAAATTTGTCTTGCGTATTCAAATAGGATTAAAGTAACGCCCCCAACAATGGCAGAATCAGCAATGTTAAATGTATACCAATGATAGCCGTAGGCATGAAAGTCTAGAAAATCTGTGACGGCTCCAAAACGAAGGCGATCTGCTAAATTCCCAATAGCTCCCCCGAGAACAAGACCAAAGGCCATCGCCATCAATTTCGTTTCCGCGCGCCATATCCATAGAGTCAAAACAGCGGCAAAAGCAAGGGCAATGGTAGCTAATACCCAAACACTATATGGGTTACTGCTGGCTAACAAGCCAAAACTAATACCCCGATTCCAAGCCAGAATAATATTGAAAAATGAAGTGACTTCTATGGTTTGAGGGTCCACCATGAGATGGTTTAAGACAATCCATTTTGAGCCTTGATCAAGAATAAGGACGATTGTTGCTAATACCAACCCCATCGTTGGCCAGCAATAAGAAGTCGTTGAAGGAGCGTCTTGTGGAACAACCTTTGATTTCTTTTGGGCCTTTGGGCTTTTGGGTGTGGGTTTTTTATTTGTCATCAGGAGCCCTCTATTACATCTTTACATCGTTTACATAAATCCGCATGAACTTGTCCGACTTCTTCTAATACTTTCCAACAGCGGTTGCATTTTTGGCCAGTTGCAGTGTTAACGACGACGCCAACGTTTAACACGTCTTCCAAAATAAAAGCACCTGCGGGGGGTTGAGCTATCACGAGATTGGCGGCTGAGGTAATAGAAAACTCTGCCAAGTCAGGATCTTTCATGTTTAAGGCTTTGAGAATTTCTGCAATTTCATGAGGTACATAAATGGCGACATCTGCTTGCAAACTGGATCCTATTGTTTTTGCGCCACGTTCAACCTCAAGTGCCCCTGTAATGACACGTCGAACATCTCGAATGGTTTGGTATTGAGTTGCAATGGACTCGCATTTCCATGTTAACGGAATTTCTGGGAACATTTGCAAATGGATACTTCCCATCTCTTCACCGTAGCGCGTTTGCCAAGCCTCTTCGGTTGTGAAACTTAACACAGGTGCTAGCCAATGGGTCAAACACGTAAAAATATGGTCCATAACAGTTCGAACCGCTCGGCGTTTTAAAGATGAGGGTGCATCACAGTAGAGGCAATCTTTGCGCAAATCAAAATAGAAGGCAGACAAATCGACGGCACAAAAGGTGTGTAAGTCAGCATAAAAATTCATAAAATCAAAATTTTCTGCGCTTTTTCGTAAAAGGACATCCAACTCTGAAAGGCGATGAAGAACCCATTGCTCCAAATAGGGCATATCTTTTGTTTCAACGCGCTCAGAAGGCGTAAAGCCTTCCAGAGCTCCCAACAAATAGCGCAAGGTATTACGAAGGCGACGATAAACGTCTTCTTGATATTTTAGAATTTCGGTCCCAATGCGGTGATCTTCTGTATAATCAACAGAAACAACCCATAAGCGCAAAATGTCAGCACCCATGGAATCAATAACTTGGGACGGAGAGATTGTATTTCCTTGAGATTTGGACATTTTGTGTCCCTTCTCATCAAGCGTAAATCCATGGGTCAAAACTTGGCGATACGGTGCTTTTCCAATGGTTCCACAAGCTTCAAGCAAGGAAGACTGAAACCAACCGCGATGTTGGTCTGAACCCTCGAGGTATAAATCTGCAGGCCACGATAAATCCGGTCGATCTTTCAAGACAAACTCATGAGTACATCCGCTATCAAACCAGACGTCCAAAATATCCATGACTTTTACATATGACTCCGGATCATACTTCGACCCTAGGAAGCGGCTAGCGTCACTCGTATACCACGTGTCTCCCCCTTCTAGAGCCACAGCATCCACAATACGCGCATGAACTTCCGCATCTCGCAAAACATCGCCTGTTTGTTTGTGAATAAACAAGGTCATCGGGGTTCCCCAAGCGCGTTGACGGGACAAATTCCAATCGGGACGTCCCTCCACCATAGAGCGGATTCGGTTTTTGGCTTGGGCTGGGAACCAAGATACTTCTTCAATCGCCTTTAAAGCCTTGGTACGCAGATCATTTGTCTCCATACTCACAAACCATTGGGGTGTTGTGCGATAAATTAGAGGAGCCTTGGAACGCCATGA
This window of the Alphaproteobacteria bacterium genome carries:
- a CDS encoding glucose-6-phosphate isomerase gives rise to the protein MKSKSDIFTQNLEGLPPISEAPQTLLYLQGLEESLPLFQQIKSDDLLTSLAPIASHFQAFEDILILGTGGSSLGGQTLIALRNPQAKTPRFHFLDNIDPYTFHTLLSKLDITKTGAIAISKSGNTAETITQLLLCIQHWLKSIPEARLTDHFQIITEPVDNGIRRLANAYALPCLDHPTDIGGRFAVFTVVGILPALIAGLDAKALLTGARDVLRAALDVTTINECLPLQGAGLHMTLAKSGITQTVLMPYVDRLNTFTFWFRQLWAESLGKLDTNKERQGITPIQSLGTVDQHSQLQLYLDGPRDKFFTLITLDQHYDSTKINLPPVGHATIDLFQNKTMGDLMLAEQQATIDTLRNNKCPTRVIHLNTLDEKTLGGLMMHYMLETLATAHLMNVNPFDQPAVEEGKILTKAYLENAA
- the mutL gene encoding DNA mismatch repair endonuclease MutL translates to MTVRFLDPTLINQIAAGEVIERPASAIKELVENAIDASATKIDVVVREGGRTLISITDNGQGMSQDDLVLAVERHATSKIPDSDLFNIRTLGFRGEALPSIGAVSRLTITSRTSTDDTAWRLAVEGGTKGEPSPTAFGFGTRVEVRDLFYATPARLKFLKTPTTELSHTVDILNRLALAHPEIQFSLMDGDRQVFSYEATGNRLSSILGKDFCENACPVLMEREGLTLRGHISVPTYNRSNATAQYLFVNGRPVKDKLLSAAVRVAYQDFLASNRHPVLALFLEIDPGEVDINVHPAKAEVRFRDAGLVRGIMISALKNALQGAAHQSSTTIANDAIVSFQQPPSPYPAAASSWSGKSYSGSTNSPAPRFSFPDRHVSQELAETLATYQAPSPADAPPASTPESLREYPLGMARAQIHSTYILAEAEDSLVIVDQHAAHERLVYEKMKIEQAAHGVKRQALLLPEIVDLPEEDLKALLLRAPDLAQLGLIIEAFGVSAVMVREVPALLVRADWKQLIQDLVSEIQEMDTTLSL
- a CDS encoding insulinase family protein translates to MTTQKFTFDFNSTFKGNRKESALLHRRPLSFGSWPLLMTLALGCAPGYAEQGAKSPPQAAKPQGSHINVQVIKSNKGINAWFVEAHEIPVVSVSIAFKNTGNASDPKGQAGLVQLVSSMLDEGSGDLNSQEFKKLLLQKNIELDISASQDVIRVNFRTVKENVGDAFLVLRTMLSKPRFDPDTLARVKNQILTLLEQSLHDERSVANQKLVSTIYGDHPYGRTTQQIIKEIPNITEAQMRQYMKERLTRDQLLVSAVGDISVDELKKYLDETFGDFPEKAVPSTVKEAPLLNSGKTIVEPLNIPQSLILFSQPGVPRSSPDFYASYVMMKILGDGMLDSRLWNEIREKRGLAYGIDADVKWSQHSTLILGKTATKNQSTKEVIDIIRQVWQDMLKGATQTEVDFVKKRLMGSFALIFSSTKQISNALLTYQLDNLGSNYINERNAILSKLTLEDINRAAKSLLKPENLTFIVVGEPKGLSSLETAKEATKENKVGAKI
- the ileS gene encoding isoleucine--tRNA ligase yields the protein MKVDYKNTVFLPKTEFAMKANLAKREPDFLNYWKSIDLYASLRRQSKDRKKFILHFGPPYANGHIHIGHALTESLKDIVNKTYQMLGYDAAMVPGWDCHGLPIEWKIEESYRDAGLNKDDVDPLEFRAECRTFAAKWVDVQREEFKRLGIVADWDNPYSTMNFKTEARIIEQLGQFLLNGSLYRGQKPVMWSVVEKTSLAEAEVEYKDHTSDSVFVSFPIIETPLPILKNASAVIWTTTPWTLPGNRAIAFGEEIDYSVVKSDKFEHSLLIASSLVESLLSQLEIETFQLLGTLKGKTLQGTVCAHPLRGKGYEFPVPLLSGEYVTTEAGTGLVHTAPGHGLEDFEVGQKHNLEVPALVADDGRYYDHVPLFAGLHVFKANAKVMEAIQEAGHLLHSSKLIHSYPHSWRSKAPLIYRTTPQWFVSMETNDLRTKALKAIEEVSWFPAQAKNRIRSMVEGRPDWNLSRQRAWGTPMTLFIHKQTGDVLRDAEVHARIVDAVALEGGDTWYTSDASRFLGSKYDPESYVKVMDILDVWFDSGCTHEFVLKDRPDLSWPADLYLEGSDQHRGWFQSSLLEACGTIGKAPYRQVLTHGFTLDEKGHKMSKSQGNTISPSQVIDSMGADILRLWVVSVDYTEDHRIGTEILKYQEDVYRRLRNTLRYLLGALEGFTPSERVETKDMPYLEQWVLHRLSELDVLLRKSAENFDFMNFYADLHTFCAVDLSAFYFDLRKDCLYCDAPSSLKRRAVRTVMDHIFTCLTHWLAPVLSFTTEEAWQTRYGEEMGSIHLQMFPEIPLTWKCESIATQYQTIRDVRRVITGALEVERGAKTIGSSLQADVAIYVPHEIAEILKALNMKDPDLAEFSITSAANLVIAQPPAGAFILEDVLNVGVVVNTATGQKCNRCWKVLEEVGQVHADLCKRCKDVIEGS
- a CDS encoding insulinase family protein yields the protein MKGWIILALSLFVNALTPQECHAGIFNPITTTLPNGLQVVLVQNHLAPIVSVNIIYKVGTADDPVGMHGLSHFLEHLMFKGTKDVPGDQFKKIIIANGGMINAFTTPDMTAYTCDIGIEFLDSYLKLEADRMQNLIMEAKEVAAEQKVVLEERLMRLDNIPLGAAYEAMLRATYWYHPYGIPAIGYPQHIEAYTLEAAFEHYKTWYTPNNAILVIAGDITMEALKPMVEKHFGPIPSRPVPPRKRVQEPDHSGIVISLEQENPRVSQISIYWNYAAPTHREPNSKYFYPLIVLSQAMGGNDISRLNRALVEEQKIAVQATCSYESYEHGGLDPQPIELAATLAPGKDLVTLKASLQKLVNEVIETGITEKELADAKRDILAALAFARDGNSSSVQTFTRLGGGFTVEQIEDLPNLINAVTAAQVLEAAKFVFSKNPIVILTVYPPGAKDKEKKSEAECLSTAGERDKKLEKEPANPEKGASQKTSQK
- a CDS encoding DUF3035 domain-containing protein produces the protein MKNTQTLKSTIASFLLLSPLLLSGCDSFRNTFGLDHYSPDEMSTATPSPGLIIPPGFNERPLLPPPTPGAPNPHVIPESVKAQQTVLGDKTIATSTAPSTSKGEKEIIEKASENQNVTPNIRSLVDEESQTDSTVSGKVIAKIKSWNKEITQNMSLSKSAPEGTTTEKKPLETKTTKNETGSESS
- the lspA gene encoding signal peptidase II encodes the protein MGLVLATIVLILDQGSKWIVLNHLMVDPQTIEVTSFFNIILAWNRGISFGLLASSNPYSVWVLATIALAFAAVLTLWIWRAETKLMAMAFGLVLGGAIGNLADRLRFGAVTDFLDFHAYGYHWYTFNIADSAIVGGVTLILFEYARQIWSQHKQ